The DNA window AGTATATAGTATATATTTATAGTGCATATTAAAAAAATAAGAAATTAGAAACAATCTGACGAACTAGATAACTGTCTATGTATAGACAAAATTGAATAGATAAATTTATTTCATTGGAAATTGTTTTAATTTTATTTTTACTAAACAATAAATATTATTTACTAAATATTAGTTAAGATTTTAGTTGCTTCTTCCGGAGAAATAGTATTAATGTAAAATCCTGATCCCCATTCAAAACCGGCTATTTTATTCAATCGAGGAATTATTTCTATGTGCCAGTGATATTTCTTATCCAAATCGGAACATTCTCTAATAGAAAATTCCTGAGAGGGTGCAGTATGGATTATAAAATTATAAGGGGGATTATTTAATTTTTTATTTATTTTGGATAAAATTTCTTTCATTATTCTGGCTAAACCTAAAATATGACTGTTACTAGCCTTCTCATAACAGGCATGATGGTATTTGGGAAGTATCCAGGTTTCAAAGGGAAATCTAGCGGCAAAAGGAGAAATAACTACATATTCTTCCGCTTCTTTGATTAATCTCTCTTTCGATTTTAGCTCTTGTGTTATATAGTCGCAGAAAATACATCTCCGGGTAAAATTAAAATATTCTTTAGCTCCTGCTAACTCTTCTTTTATCCTTTGAGGGATAATGGGAGTACCGATAAGCTGAGAGTGAGGATGCTCTAAAGAGGCTCCACCGTCAATTCCGTAATTTTTAAATATTAGAATATATTTTATTCTTTTGTCCTTCGATAGATCCAAATACCTTTGCCGATAAGTTTTTAAGATCAAAACAATTTGATCGATAGTCAGATTATCAATATTTTTATCATGATGGGGGGTTTCAATGATTACTTCGTGCACTCCTAAGCCGTCCATTTTGCTCAACATTCCATCTTTTTTAAGGACAATTTTCTTATCTTCCATCTTTAAAGCAGGATATTTATTGGATACTACTCTTACTTTCCATCCGGGAGTATTTTCGCTGGTACCTTCTTCCCTGAAAGAAAATATTTCCGGAGGTGTTTTATCTTCATTCCCTTCACAAAATACACAGTTACTTTTTCGCTTTTCCTCTGTTTTTATTTTATAATCTAAAGGTCTTCTGCCTCTCTCAGTAGAAATAATCACCCAATTATCAATGATAGGGTCTTTCCTCAATTCAGTCATCTCTGTTCCCCAAACCTTAAAAATAAAATTTGTTATTCTTTTTTAGTCTATTGTGGATAAAATAACAATGTTTAAGAGTTCTAATTGTATTTTTTGCATTTTGCATTGGAAACTAACGGCTATTCACTAAGTATTATTTATAACGATATTGTATCTAATTATACTTGCTTTGTCTACAAAAAAGAGACATGCTCATCCATGTCTCTTTTTTGTATTATTATCATATTAGATTTATTTTTTTATATCTATTTGAATTTTTTAATTAGGGCTCAATCAATTTCCTGTTGTATTTTCTCATAGTGTTTTCAAAGTCATCTTCTATTGTTGTTTTAATTGCCTGGGTAGAGCGTTGGATCACTTCATCTATTTTATCTTCTTCATCATGCTTAAAATTAGTCAGGACATAAGACACGTAATCAAAATTGAAGTTTAGCGAGGGATTGCCTATCCCTATTCTCAAACGAGGGATATTTTCGGTGTTCAAATATTGTATAATCGATTCCATTCCCTTGTGACCTCCGGCACTCCCCATTTTACGAATCCTGATCTGTCCCAATTCTAAATTCAGGTCGTCGTAGACTATTAATAAATCTTGAGGGGATATTCTATAATAAGAAATTACTCTACTTACAGCTCTTCCGCTTAAATTCATAAAAGTTTGCGGTTTTACCAGTATTACTTGCTGATTTTTTATCATCCCTCTGGAAATCAAGGAATAGTAGGATTTTGTTTTCTTAAATTCTATTTTCATATCCCGTGCGAGATTATCCACAATCCTAAATCCTACATTGTGCCTGGTAAATTCATATTTCAAACCGGGATTACCCAAGCCAACTACGATCTTCAATAAAACTCACTATCCTTTTGCTGTCCTATTCTTTTTTAGGTGCCGAGGTAGGAGATTTTTCTTTTGTTGGCTCTTCTTCTCCTTTATCTCCTTCAACTCCTTCTGCTACTTCTTCCTCTTCCTCAACCTCTTCTTCTACCTTCGAAGGATGAACCACTGCGGCAATAATTCTA is part of the Candidatus Atribacteria bacterium genome and encodes:
- the galT gene encoding galactose-1-phosphate uridylyltransferase is translated as MTELRKDPIIDNWVIISTERGRRPLDYKIKTEEKRKSNCVFCEGNEDKTPPEIFSFREEGTSENTPGWKVRVVSNKYPALKMEDKKIVLKKDGMLSKMDGLGVHEVIIETPHHDKNIDNLTIDQIVLILKTYRQRYLDLSKDKRIKYILIFKNYGIDGGASLEHPHSQLIGTPIIPQRIKEELAGAKEYFNFTRRCIFCDYITQELKSKERLIKEAEEYVVISPFAARFPFETWILPKYHHACYEKASNSHILGLARIMKEILSKINKKLNNPPYNFIIHTAPSQEFSIRECSDLDKKYHWHIEIIPRLNKIAGFEWGSGFYINTISPEEATKILTNI
- a CDS encoding aminoacyl-tRNA hydrolase, which codes for MKIVVGLGNPGLKYEFTRHNVGFRIVDNLARDMKIEFKKTKSYYSLISRGMIKNQQVILVKPQTFMNLSGRAVSRVISYYRISPQDLLIVYDDLNLELGQIRIRKMGSAGGHKGMESIIQYLNTENIPRLRIGIGNPSLNFNFDYVSYVLTNFKHDEEDKIDEVIQRSTQAIKTTIEDDFENTMRKYNRKLIEP